A section of the Amycolatopsis sp. AA4 genome encodes:
- a CDS encoding AAA family ATPase, translating into MSEPRVRRAEIAVEQAHVDRVYTRLAELRTQAEAMRAKGYELGQGAQREAIFEQASMLFERDMMVYHANQTLQTLDAEYEGLVFGRLDHLDREHIYVGRLGIRDTEFDNLVTDWRAPAAAAFYQATAEEPMDVVRRRVIRCSGQTVLDVDDDVLIADAVPEDMQIVGEGALMAALGRSRGEKMRDIVATIQKEQDEVIRAPWRGVTEITGGPGTGKTAVALHRAAYLLYRHRRQLGGAGVLVVGPSGVFTTYISRVLPSMGETNVELRALGEVLDGLEATRQDTAALAAIKGSLRMRKVLLRALRDTPPEAPTELKIVYRGEVLKLTARELEKVRRKAHTQGAPPNRSRVRVAELLLAALADKAEEYAKADGKEIDRAELINDLGERIDFHRFLVVWWPVLYPAQVLKWLGDEKRMAAASKGILNRNEISLLAADFADRSRGWSVADVALLDELRVLVGPEPKRRRRQTVVEVAPERGGSGGAPHRPEHYDEYSHVVVDESQDLSPMQWRMIGRRGKYASWTVVGDPVQSSWPDPDEAAQARDQAFGVKTARRRFTLRTNYRNSAEIFDLAAKVVAGHARADELPKAVRTTGIEPEVRPVEQAALATATQTAAKELLGAVEGTVGVITAMHRVGEVEGWLAGQTDERLKVVGSLDSKGLEYDAVVLVEPMDLVTESSTGRRVLYVALTRATQQLIVLASNPDWLPHA; encoded by the coding sequence GTGTCGGAACCCCGGGTGAGACGGGCTGAGATCGCCGTCGAGCAGGCACACGTCGACCGGGTCTACACGCGGCTCGCCGAGCTGCGGACCCAGGCCGAGGCGATGCGGGCCAAGGGCTACGAGCTGGGCCAGGGCGCACAGCGCGAAGCGATCTTCGAGCAGGCGTCGATGCTGTTCGAACGCGACATGATGGTCTACCACGCGAACCAGACCCTGCAGACGCTCGACGCCGAGTACGAGGGCCTGGTCTTCGGCAGGCTGGACCACCTCGACCGCGAGCACATCTACGTGGGCCGCCTCGGCATCCGCGACACCGAGTTCGACAACCTGGTCACCGACTGGCGCGCGCCGGCGGCCGCAGCCTTCTACCAGGCCACCGCCGAGGAGCCGATGGACGTCGTGCGCCGCCGGGTGATCCGCTGCTCCGGGCAGACGGTCCTGGACGTGGACGACGACGTGCTGATCGCCGACGCCGTGCCCGAGGACATGCAGATCGTCGGCGAGGGCGCGTTGATGGCCGCGCTCGGCCGTTCGCGCGGCGAGAAGATGCGCGACATCGTGGCCACGATCCAGAAGGAACAGGACGAGGTCATCCGCGCGCCGTGGCGAGGTGTCACCGAGATCACCGGCGGCCCGGGCACCGGCAAGACCGCTGTCGCGCTGCACCGCGCCGCGTACCTGCTGTACCGGCACCGCCGTCAGCTCGGCGGAGCGGGCGTGTTGGTGGTCGGTCCCTCGGGCGTCTTCACCACGTACATCTCGCGCGTGTTGCCGTCGATGGGCGAAACGAACGTAGAGCTGCGCGCGCTCGGCGAAGTCCTCGACGGTCTCGAAGCGACGCGACAGGACACTGCCGCGCTGGCCGCGATCAAGGGTTCGCTTCGGATGCGAAAGGTGCTTCTGCGCGCGTTGCGCGACACCCCGCCCGAAGCGCCGACGGAGCTGAAGATCGTCTACCGCGGCGAAGTGCTGAAGCTGACCGCGCGCGAGCTGGAGAAGGTACGGCGCAAGGCGCACACGCAAGGCGCGCCGCCGAACCGTTCGCGCGTACGCGTGGCGGAGCTGCTGCTGGCCGCGCTGGCGGACAAGGCCGAGGAGTACGCGAAGGCGGACGGCAAGGAGATCGACCGCGCGGAGCTGATCAACGATCTCGGCGAGCGCATCGACTTCCACCGCTTCCTCGTCGTGTGGTGGCCGGTGCTGTACCCGGCGCAGGTCCTCAAGTGGCTCGGCGACGAGAAGCGGATGGCCGCGGCGTCGAAGGGCATTCTGAACCGGAACGAGATCAGCCTGCTGGCAGCCGATTTCGCGGACCGTTCGCGCGGCTGGTCGGTCGCCGACGTCGCGTTGCTGGACGAACTGCGCGTGCTGGTCGGCCCGGAGCCGAAGCGCCGCCGTCGCCAGACCGTGGTCGAGGTCGCCCCGGAGCGCGGCGGTTCCGGAGGCGCGCCGCACCGTCCGGAGCACTACGACGAGTACTCGCACGTGGTCGTCGACGAATCGCAGGACCTTTCGCCGATGCAGTGGCGGATGATCGGCCGGCGCGGCAAGTACGCGAGCTGGACCGTCGTGGGCGACCCGGTGCAGAGTTCGTGGCCGGATCCGGACGAGGCAGCGCAGGCGCGCGACCAGGCGTTCGGCGTGAAGACCGCGCGGCGGCGCTTCACGCTGCGCACGAACTACCGGAACTCGGCGGAGATCTTCGACCTCGCGGCGAAGGTCGTGGCCGGCCACGCCCGGGCCGACGAACTGCCCAAGGCCGTGCGCACCACCGGAATCGAGCCGGAGGTCCGGCCGGTCGAGCAGGCGGCGCTGGCGACGGCGACGCAGACCGCGGCGAAGGAACTGCTCGGCGCGGTCGAGGGCACGGTCGGCGTGATCACCGCCATGCACCGCGTCGGAGAGGTCGAGGGCTGGCTCGCCGGGCAGACCGACGAGCGGCTGAAGGTCGTCGGGTCCCTCGATTCGAAGGGCCTCGAATACGACGCGGTCGTGCTGGTCGAGCCGATGGACCTCGTCACCGAGTCCTCGACCGGGCGGCGCGTGCTGTACGTCGCGCTCACCCGGGCGACCCAGCAGCTGATCGTGCTCGCCTCGAACCCGGATTGGCTGCCGCACGCGTAA
- the rsmD gene encoding 16S rRNA (guanine(966)-N(2))-methyltransferase RsmD, whose protein sequence is MTRIVAGKAGGRRLKVPPKGTRPTSERVREALFNALEVAGELDGARVLDLYAGSGALGLEALSRGAADAWFVEADRRAADVLRGNVADLRLGGTVRAGQVETVVAAPAPVQFDVVLADPPYAVDAASLGSVLASLHSGGWLAEGALTVIERAARDGAPDWPSTFKPLRDKRYGDTALYWAEYDSSSEV, encoded by the coding sequence GTGACGAGGATCGTGGCGGGGAAGGCGGGCGGACGGCGGCTGAAGGTGCCGCCCAAGGGCACCCGCCCGACGTCGGAGCGGGTGCGGGAAGCACTGTTCAACGCCCTCGAAGTGGCCGGTGAGCTGGACGGCGCCCGCGTGCTCGACCTCTACGCCGGCTCGGGCGCGCTCGGTCTCGAAGCGCTTTCGCGCGGTGCCGCGGACGCGTGGTTCGTGGAAGCCGACCGTCGCGCGGCAGACGTGCTTCGCGGCAATGTCGCCGATTTGCGGCTGGGCGGCACGGTGCGAGCTGGTCAGGTTGAGACAGTGGTCGCCGCGCCTGCGCCAGTGCAGTTTGACGTCGTGCTCGCAGACCCGCCGTACGCGGTCGATGCTGCTTCGCTGGGCTCTGTGCTTGCTTCGCTGCACAGTGGTGGCTGGCTTGCCGAAGGCGCGCTGACGGTGATCGAACGGGCTGCGCGCGACGGTGCTCCAGACTGGCCGTCGACGTTCAAACCGCTTCGCGACAAGCGTTACGGCGACACGGCGCTGTACTGGGCCGAGTACGACAGCTCATCTGAGGTGTGA
- the coaD gene encoding pantetheine-phosphate adenylyltransferase — translation MRRAVCPGSYDPATNGHLDIIERASKLFDEVVVAVGVNKSKKGLFSVEERMEILREITAELPNVRVDSWQGLLVDYCRENDIAAVAKGLRSVSDFDYELQMAQMNRELTGLETLLMANNPAYGFVSSSLVKEIAALGGDIENLVPPVVHERLLAVYAKQD, via the coding sequence ATGCGGCGTGCGGTCTGTCCCGGTTCTTACGATCCGGCCACCAACGGACATCTCGACATCATCGAGCGGGCTTCGAAGCTCTTCGACGAGGTCGTCGTCGCGGTGGGGGTGAACAAGAGCAAGAAGGGCCTCTTCAGCGTCGAGGAACGCATGGAGATCCTGCGCGAGATCACCGCGGAACTGCCGAACGTGCGCGTCGATTCGTGGCAGGGCCTGCTCGTGGACTACTGCCGCGAGAACGACATCGCCGCGGTCGCGAAGGGCCTGCGCTCGGTCAGCGACTTCGACTACGAACTGCAGATGGCCCAGATGAACCGCGAGCTCACCGGCCTCGAAACGCTGCTGATGGCCAACAATCCGGCGTACGGCTTCGTGTCCAGCTCGCTGGTCAAGGAGATCGCGGCGCTCGGCGGCGACATCGAGAACCTGGTGCCGCCGGTGGTCCACGAACGCCTTCTCGCGGTCTACGCCAAACAGGACTGA
- a CDS encoding ribonuclease domain-containing protein, translating into MTNNRSRIVGVLFALLVGFLGFGTAAEAVPLSPAAPASAQPMQNSCGDLSGFTHVKLSALPPEATDTYKLIQTNGPFPYPKNDGVVFTNREGILPSCASSYYHEYTVPTPGSSTRGTRRIVTGQGGEYFYTGDHYATFQVIDIDGGSTPTKCGDLSKLSAVGYSTLSDDAKQVVDGVRAGTLSDGITYQNREGVLPACDAGYYTLYDVGTDDRVISGKGGELVYTPDHYATFQKIDLDS; encoded by the coding sequence ATGACCAACAATCGCAGCCGCATAGTCGGTGTCCTTTTCGCACTGCTGGTCGGTTTCCTGGGGTTCGGCACGGCCGCGGAGGCCGTCCCGCTTTCCCCGGCGGCGCCGGCGTCCGCGCAGCCGATGCAGAACTCCTGTGGGGATCTGTCCGGTTTCACGCACGTCAAGCTGTCGGCGCTGCCCCCGGAGGCGACTGACACCTACAAGCTGATCCAGACGAACGGGCCGTTCCCGTACCCGAAGAACGACGGGGTCGTCTTCACCAACCGCGAGGGGATCCTGCCCTCCTGCGCGTCGAGCTACTACCACGAGTACACCGTGCCGACGCCCGGTTCGAGCACCCGCGGCACCCGCCGGATCGTGACCGGCCAGGGCGGCGAGTACTTCTACACCGGCGACCACTACGCGACCTTCCAGGTCATCGACATCGACGGCGGCAGCACGCCGACGAAGTGCGGCGACCTGTCGAAGCTGAGCGCGGTCGGCTACTCGACGCTGTCTGACGACGCCAAGCAGGTCGTCGACGGGGTGCGCGCCGGCACCCTCAGCGACGGCATCACCTACCAGAACCGCGAGGGCGTCCTGCCCGCGTGCGACGCCGGCTACTACACGCTCTACGACGTCGGCACGGACGACCGCGTGATCTCCGGCAAGGGCGGCGAGCTCGTCTACACGCCGGACCACTACGCCACCTTCCAGAAGATCGATCTCGACAGCTGA